In Spinacia oleracea cultivar Varoflay chromosome 5, BTI_SOV_V1, whole genome shotgun sequence, a single window of DNA contains:
- the LOC110805287 gene encoding U-box domain-containing protein 15: protein MFKPKFCKSSPNLTLNCPIPFGISDAKIGSPAGIIMLEEDNFMFLTPKEGKDIIHDIEVLIESLGLMGDYRITQRKESQNLVRRIKIMHLLLEEIRQINAPALSNSAHASFCNLRKALLSAKKLLKTCSEGSKIYLALEREAITGIFHSVNTKLSQALDDIPYNDLNISDEVKEQTELMGQQLKRAKRRTDTQDLELSMDMMVVFSKDDDRNADIAIIERLAKKLNLSTSEELKEESKAVRRLAKDKRAEENMQLILDVLNKFKQIAGIDETNLMLEDHTINKPLEQQQQQQQQHQQHQQQTIKIPTIETPQEFLCPITLEIMTDPVIVATGQTYERESIRKWLDSSHRTCPKSGQVLEHISLAPNYALKNLIIQWCEKNKIQVTRKKDESSNRNKTTTTNDPSLPEHKSIIISLIKDLSSTHLEIQREAVHKLRLLSKESPENRILIAESSGIPPLVQLLSNPYSKTKEHAVTTLLNLSIDRTNKQLITEYGAIPTIIEVLQNGNVGSKENAAATLFSLSMLDENKVTIGLSDGIPPLVNLLANGTIRGKRDAATALFNLSLNTMNKARAIEAGIVRPLLNLLDDNELGMIDEALSILLLLVSHPQGRQEIGQLPFIQALVDFMGGDGTPKNKEGAAAILLELGLNGGSSFLLAALQFGVYECLVQISQSGTNRGQRKACSILQLMRQYEQIP from the exons ATGTTTAAACCCAAGTTTTGTAAATCATCTCCAAACTTAACGTTAAATTGTCCGATCCCTTTTGGTATCAGCGACGCGAAAATCGGAAGTCCGGCCGGGATTATTATGTTAGAGGAGGATAATTTCATGTTTTTAACACCAAAAGAAGGTAAAGACATAATTCATGATATAGAGGTACTAATAGAATCCCTTGGATTAATGGGTGATTATAGAATAACTCAAAGGAAGGAAAGCCAAAACCTCGTTCGACGAATCAAGATTATGCATCTTCTTTTGGAGGAGATTAGACAGATTAATGCACCAGCTCTTTCTAATTCAGCTCACGCTTCCTTTTGTAATTTGAGAAAAGCTCTTCTTTCTGCTAAAAAGTTGTTAAAAACTTGTTCCGAGGGTAGCAAGATTTACCTG GCACTTGAGCGCGAGGCCATTACCGGAATATTTCATTCAGTTAATACAAAATTAAGCCAAGCTTTGGATGACATTCCTTACAATGATCTTAACATATCAGATGAGGTGAAAGAACAG ACGGAGCTGATGGGGCAACAACTTAAGAGAGCCAAGAGAAGAACAGACACACAAGACTTGGAGTTGTCGATGGATATGATGGTTGTGTTTAGCAAAGACGATGACCGGAACGCGGACATTGCTATCATAGAGAGGCTAGCAAAGAAGCTAAACTTAAGCACATCTGAGGAATTGAAGGAAGAAAGTAAAGCTGTTAGACGACTTGCAAAAGATAAAAGGGCTGAAGAAAATATGCAACTTATCTTAGATGTGCTTAATAAATTCAAACAAATTGCTGGAATCGACGAAACCAATCTAATGCTTGAAGATCATACTATTAATAAGCCAttggaacaacaacaacaacaacaacaacaacatcaacaacaccaacaacaaaCTATCAAGATCCCTACTATAGAAACTCCACAAGAATTTCTTTGTCCAATTACTTTAGAAATCATGACTGATCCTGTTATTGTTGCCACCGGACAA ACATATGAAAGGGAAAGCATCCGAAAATGGCTAGACTCAAGTCACAGAACATGTCCAAAATCTGGACAAGTATTAGAACACATATCCTTAGCACCAAACTATGCACTCAAGAACCTAATCATACAATGGTGTGAGAAGAACAAGATTCAAGTAACGCGTAAAAAAGATGAATCCTCCAACCGTAATAAAACAACAACCACCAATGACCCTTCCTTACCTGAACACAAATCAATCATCATTTCACTCATCAAAGACCTTTCCTCAACTCACCTTGAAATTCAACGAGAAGCCGTACATAAGCTCCGATTACTCTCTAAGGAAAGCCCTGAAAATCGAATCCTTATCGCCGAGAGTTCAGGGATTCCTCCCTTAGTCCAACTCTTATCAAATCCATACTCAAAAACAAAAGAACACGCTGTTACAACTCTACTCAATTTATCAATtgatagaaccaataaacaacTCATAACTGAATATGGAGCAATCCCTACTATTATAGAAGTCCTTCAAAATGGTAACGTAGGATCCAAAGAAAATGCAGCTGCAACTCTATTTAGCCTTTCAATGCTTGATGAGAACAAAGTGACTATTGGATTATCTGATGGAATACCCCCATTAGTTAATTTGTTAGCTAATGGTACAATCAGAGGGAAACGAGATGCAGCTACTGCGCTTTTTAACCTAAGTCTGAACACCATGAACAAAGCCCGAGCTATCGAAGCAGGGATTGTTAGACCGTTGTTAAACTTGCTTGATGATAATGAGTTAGGAATGATTGATGAGGCCCTTTCGATTTTGTTGCTTCTAGTTTCACACCCTCAAGGGAGGCAAGAAATTGGACAACTTCCTTTTATTCAAGCATTGGTTGATTTTATGGGAGGTGATGGTAcaccaaaaaataaagaaggGGCAGCAGCAATATTGCTTGAGTTGGGGTTAAATGGTGGATCATCCTTCTTGCTCGCCGCACTTCAATTTggggtttatgaatgtttggttCAAATTTCACAGAGTGGGACTAATAGAGGCCAAAGGAAAGCTTGTTCTATTTTG